A stretch of Triticum aestivum cultivar Chinese Spring chromosome 1D, IWGSC CS RefSeq v2.1, whole genome shotgun sequence DNA encodes these proteins:
- the LOC123181711 gene encoding protein G1-like9 → MEPGPDAPRGEGASAPEESGPSSSSVAVEKAEEPQAQAQPPEGGGQQVALQEHLQPQPLSQQPPVPAGLSRYESQKRRDWNTFLQYLRNHKPPLTLARCSGAHVIEFLKYLDQFGKTKVHADGCAYFGQPNPPAPCACPLRQAWGSLDALIGRLRAAYEESGGRPESNPFAARAVRIYLREVREAQAKARGIPYEKKKRKRGSTSAPAAPPPVVTAAEAAATSGGGEDDEDEPSQSAEQQHTTPASPPTRSSSAGATSTTAAAAATTTTTTTRGKEKEAAEGSA, encoded by the coding sequence ATGGAGCCGGGCCCCGACGCGCCTCGCGGCGAGGGAGCGAGCGCGCCGGAGGAGTCTGGACCGTCCTCATCCTCGGTGGCCGTGGAGAAAGCTGAAGAGCCACAGGCACAAGCGCAGCCGCCGGAAGGAGGAGGCCAGCAAGTCGCACTGCAGGAGCACCTGCAGCCGCAGCCGCTGTCGCAGCAGCCGCCGGTGCCAGCGGGGCTGAGCCGCTACGAGTCGCAGAAGCGCCGCGACTGGAACACGTTCCTGCAGTACCTGCGCAACCACAAGCCGCCGCTGACACTCGCGCGGTGCAGCGGCGCGCACGTCATCGAGTTCCTCAAGTACCTGGACCAGTTCGGCAAGACCAAGGTGCACGCCGACGGCTGCGCCTACTTCGGCCAGCCCAACCCGCCGGCTCCGTGCGCGTGCCCGCTCCGACAGGCATGGGGCAGCCTCGACGCGCTCATTGGCCGCCTGCGCGCCGCCTACGAGGAGTCCGGCGGCCGCCCTGAGTCCAACCCCTTCGCCGCGCGCGCCGTGCGCATCTATCTGCGCGAGGTGCGCGAGGCGCAGGCCAAGGCGCGCGGGATACCCTACGAGAAGAAGAAGCGCAAGCGCGGCAGCACGTCCGCCCCCGCGGCGCCGCCTCCCGTTGTCACCGCCGCGGAGGCGGCAGCGACCTCCGGAGGCGGCGAGGACGACGAGGACGAGCCGTCACAGTCCGCTGAGCAACAGCACACAACGCCAGCGTCTCCTCCGACTAGAAGTAGTAGCGCCGGCGCTACTAGTACCACCGCAGCGGCGGCAgccacaacgacgacgacgacaacgagagggaaggagaagGAAGCGGCAGAAGGATCAGCGTGA